Proteins found in one Lycium ferocissimum isolate CSIRO_LF1 chromosome 6, AGI_CSIRO_Lferr_CH_V1, whole genome shotgun sequence genomic segment:
- the LOC132060234 gene encoding proteasome subunit beta type-3-A-like, whose amino-acid sequence MSIFEYNGSALVAMVGKNCFAIASDRRLGVQLQTIATDFQRIYKIHDKLFIGLSGLATDTQTLYQRLVFRHKLYELREERDMKPETFASLVSAMLYEKRFGPYLCQPVIAGLGDDDKPFICTMDSIGAKELAKDFVVSGTASESLYGACEAMYKPDMGPEELFETISQALISSVDRDCLSGWGGHVYVVTPTEVTERILKGRMD is encoded by the exons ATGTCG ATCTTTGAGTATAATGGAAGTGCTTTGGTAGCGATGGTTGGGAAAAACTGTTTCGCTATAGCGAGTGACAGACGTCTTGGTGTACAGTTGCAGACAATTGCTACTGATTTCCAAAGGATTTATAAAATACATGACAAGCTTTTTATTGGTCTTTCTGGCTTGGCTACTGATACACAAACACT GTATCAGAGGCTTGTCTTCCGTCACAAGCTATATGAGCTTAGAGAAGAGAGAGATATGAAGCCTGAGACTTTTGCCAGCCTCGTCTCTGCTATGCTTTATGAGAAAAG GTTTGGTCCATACTTGTGCCAACCTGTAATTGCTGGATTAGGAGATGATGACAAGCCTTTTATTTGCACAATGGACTCTATTGGGGCAAA GGAGCTCGCAAAAGATTTTGTTGTTTCCGGCACTGCATCTGAATCACTTTACGGTGCCTGTGAGGCCATGTACAAGCCCGACATG GGACCGGAAGAATTGTTTGAGACCATCTCTCAGGCGCTGATTTCATCTGTAGACCGTGACTGTTTAAGTGGTTGGGGAGGACATGTTTATGTTGT GACACCAACTGAAGTGACAGAGAGGATCTTGAAGGGAAGGATGGACTAA
- the LOC132060235 gene encoding uncharacterized protein LOC132060235 produces MVTICLQCGDEGFSNAFVFCVKCLDIAVHRYCLDTIPDTFDEDVYWVCDDCEVEVPNESTIRNSDPVSPENCTSSRHLKASSEAKLDVPPLIAEVEVRTVHKFSQKDVEKYPGMDLVEHSQLGGDKKKKSNPMSVIDKKDFIHAAVEKAQPVYDPIWRGGFKLSVNKEYQTLGGLVAHLSVKACQRVFEEAKLFPLSLHLEMLPKTDIWPKSFYSSEPSDDNIALYFFPLDARYEQDYDYLVEQMIGEELALRAVVTNAELLVFTSTELPLHHWRFRSKHYLWGVFRRKQDSGSSQMVSNGIKSVILQNAGNVLAARDQINLVKAETCRPQSPISPLSNNASVASRTS; encoded by the exons ATG GTGACAATATGTCTACAGTGTGGTGACGAAGGATTCTCTAACGCCTTTGTTTTTTGTGTAAAATGTTTGGATATTGCCGTGCATCG CTACTGCCTTGATACAATTCCCGATACATTTGATGAAGATGTCTATTGGGTCTGTGATGATTGTGAGGTGGAGGTGCCAAATGAATCTACTATCAGGAATTCTGATCCCGTCTCGCCTGAAAATTGCACTAGTTCAAGACATCTTAAAGCAAGTTCTGAAGCAAAACTTGATGTTCCTCCATTGATAGCTGAGGTAGAAGTAAGGACAGTCCACAAGTTTTCCCAGAAAGATGTTGAGAAATATCCTGGAATGGATTTGGTAGAGCATAGTCAGTTAGGAGGtgataagaagaagaaatctaATCCTATGTCTGTGATAGATAAGAAAGATTTTATTCATGCTGCCGTGGAAAAAGCACAACCTGTTTATGATCCTATTTGGAG GGGTGGTTTTAAGTTATCAGTGAACAAAGAGTATCAGACACTTGGTGGACTTGTAGCTCACCTATCAGTCAAAGCATGCCAAAGGGTTTTTGAAGAAGCAAAGTTATTTCCACTTTCGCTTCACTTGGAAATGCTTCCAAAAACTGATATATGGCCTAAGAGTTTTTATTCATCGGAGCCTAGTGATGATAACATTGCATtatatttctttcctttggATGCAAG ATACGAGCAGGATTACGATTATTTGGTTGAGCAAATGATCGGTGAAGAACTCGCTCTGCGAGCAGTTGTCACAAATGCAGAGCTCTTGGTTTTCACATCCACAGAGCTTCCCCTGCATCACTGGA GATTCCGAAGCAAGCACTATTTATGGGGCGTTTTTAGAAGGAAGCAGGATTCTGGTAGCTCTCAAATGGTATCGAACGGGATTAAATCTGTGATACTTCAAAATGCCGGGAATGTTTTGGCTGCCAGAGATCAGATAAACCTTGTGAAAGCCGAAACTTGTCGTCCACAGAGTCCTATTAGCCCTTTAAGCAATAATGCAAGTGTCGCGTCCCGCACTTCCTGA